GTTTAAAGGTGCTGCAACGTAAAGCTTATAGAGTGACAACTAAGCGTAAGCACCATCACGCTGTTGCAGATAACGTATTGAATCAGCAGTTTAATCCAGTCATTGCAAATCACTCATGGGCAGGTGACATTACCTACCTTAGAACGGCTGAAGGCTGGTTGTATCTTGCGGTCGTTATCGATTTATACTCTCGAAAAGTTATCGGCTGGGCGATGAATAAGAGAATGAGCGAAAATCTAGTTTGTCGTGCAATGGATATGGCGATTCACTTGCGGCAGCCGACAGAACACTTGTTATTTTTATTTCACAGTGATCGTGGTTCGCAGTATACCAGTAAAAAATATCGAAAACTGTTGAAGAAGCATAAAATCACCGCTTCTATGAGCAGTGTCGGTGCTTGCGTTGACAATGCAGTTGTCGAGCGATTTTTTTGGCAGCCTAAAGCACGAATGGCTGTTGAATGTGACTCATTTAACCCGTGATACTATGAAGGGGGATGTAGGGGCCTATATTCGATATTACAATCATGATCGGCTGCATACAGCCAATGGCAACCTATCGCCTATTAATTTTGAAAAGTCTCAATTAAAAGTGTCCAATATGACTTGACCGGAACACTTTCCAGTGAGGCAAGAAAACCTGACAAAAGTCATCGACAATGCAAAACAAACCGATTAAGCTGGTATCCATAAGCAGCTCCTTGCAATGGATTTCAATGGATTTAGATTGTGAGAACCTAAAGATTAATTGCAAACGGGCTGCTTTTTCAATAGAACCTTATATCGAACTCACGTTAAGCTAATATCAGCGTACATCTGCTTCAAGCGACGGTTTTCGTCTTCAAGCTCTTTTAAGCGCTTAAGCTCTGAAACCCCTATGCCTTGATATTTAGATCTCAGTTTATAATAGCTGCTCTTAGCGATACCATATTGGCGACAGATATCCTCAACTTTGATGCCTGCTTCGCCTTCGTTGAGCATCGCTACAATCTGTGATTCTGTTAGCTTTGATCGTTTCATCTTCATTCTCCTGTTTAAGTTAATTTAACAGAAGATTCCACTTATCACTTGTACTATTTTAGGGGAGGGTTACCGGTTACCCCCCCGCTTCCGCCAATGGTATCAATCGCTCTCAACAGCACGGCCAACAGTTGATGTGATGGAGTCAATGCGTATCAATTGCGTTATATTAAAAAACAGGATATCTTTGCTCAAAATCAGCTAATTAATAAATTATTTGGATTGGCAGCTTAATTTTACAAAGACAATACAAACAAATAGACTTTCTGACGCTTATTATAATTTTTTGCAACAGTGTCGTAATTTACTCTTATTTTCAAATCAAGCAACCAACATACCTCAACCTAATTTTTTTCGCAACAGTCCCACGCTCACAAATCATCATGATCATGCAGGAGGTATAACAGTGGACTCTTGTTTCTATAATGCTCTTTAATATAATGAAACGCTTTGATTTGCCATCCATAAAAGCGTTTATCTTTATTAGTTTCTATATGAAGGCGAGTTTGAAAAAGATTATTTATTTTACCATTGGAAGATTGTGGGAATAATTCTCTTATAAAATCTTTTTGTCTATAACCTATAGATATATCATCAAATAATTTTTCAGAGAAAAAAGGACTGCCGGGTTCTGACTCTCCCCAAATAAAGGCTATAATTTTTCAAAAAATTTAACTTATTCTCCATACCTCTTATAGAGTCAAATCTTCGCCTTACAAGACAACCATAAGCGATTTCATTAGCATATTCTGAGTTGGGTGCTGGTATCAATCCACCCAGGCCAGTAGCCCTACCAAGCTCATAATGCATAGTGAATGGAAATCCATTTAAAGCTAAAAGAATATTTTGTAAAGCGACAACAAACGTTCTACCATTTCCGTCAGTTAAAGGGTGAAGCGTATTAACAATCTGAATAAAAGAACAAATTCGTTCAAATTTTGATATGTTAACCTCATTACTTGAGTAACCATTTGTTTCGCCATACAAAAATTTAATGGCTTCTATAAGCAATTCTTTTAAGTTGTCCCCCCTGACATTTGTAGTTATAACATCATTCCTCTTAGATAAGCGACCAGCATAGGTAGTACGTGTAATTAATTTAATGTTATTCCAAATCTTTTCACCATGTGAAATGTCATACTGAGGCTCCGGGTATAGCCCATGATATAAAGAATATAAGGAAGATTTTGCATTTTTAATTTTTAGATGCTCATAAAAATCATAAAGAGGACTTCCAATAAGAGAAAACATATATCTTTTTATTAAATGAGGAGAGTTCTCATTTAATAGGTAATCTCTAGTTTTCTTATATAGTGGATTATCCCCTAATGCATTCACTATGCTACTAGTTTGCTTCAATATTGTTTTTTCCAAAAAAAGTTGCTAGATTCCGGTATAATACATATGCGACACAGACTATTAGTAATAATACTTAAATTTTTATCATTAAGTATAAACTTTTCACCTATATGTTTTTGGAGTTCTTTTCTCCTTTTGTCCAGCAACTCTTTTTCACTGGTGTTATTATATCCAAGGTAAAAGTTGTTATTTATATGTACGCCAGAGAGTGATACTGGAAAGTCAGATATTTTTTTTGAAAAATATATTAATATCAGTTTGTCCTCTCAAGGTCGGATCAAGAGATGTGCCAAACTGCTCTCCATATTCATTATTTTCACTTCTCAACCTAATATTGCTGTTATCTATCTCATTAGTGGCTAATTCTACAAATAAATCATAAGAAAGTTTTTTTCTTCCATATAGTAAATAATTCCTTATCGTTTTATGAATATTAAAGCATGATTGATAATAATTGGCAAAATTGCTTTTGTTTTTCATAATGTTGTCGACAGGGTTGACTCTTTTGTGGTGGCGACCATAGTCAGTTATAGGATTTAAATCCATGCATGAAGCTGCGAGGCTATTGAAGTATTCACCATGATATAAAGGTTTATTTAACAGACTCAAACAATGTGATAAACTTTTTAGGTTTTCGCTTTTCATACAATAAAATTGTCCACTATTGCGGCTTTTTGAGGTTCTGCACAAATGGTAAGCCATTGCCGAAAATCTATAGTAAGCGTCTCAATAATCATAAATAAACCTAACTACCTAAAAATTCTTTTAAATCATTTTAGGTGACAATATTTATTGCAATCTACATATAAAATTTTAAATGATTTTAAGTTGACATTAATAAGAAAAATGCCATCTTTTATCGCAGATCGTTGCGGGTTTTAATGCTAATTAATATTATGTAATTCAATCGCCANNNNNNNNNNNNNNNNNNNNNNNNNNNNNNNNNNNNNNNNNNNNNNNNNNNNNNNNNNNNNNNNNNNNNNNNNNNNNNNNNNNNNNNNNNNNNNNNNNNNNNNNNNNNNNNNNNNNNNNNNNNNNNNNNNNNNNNNNNNNNNNNNNNNNNNNNNNNNNNNNNNNNNNNNNNNNNNNNNNNNNNNNNNNNNNNNNNNNNNNNNNNNNNNNNNNNNNNNNNNNNNNNNNNNNNNNNNNNNNNNNNNNNNNNNNNNNNNNNNNNNNNNNNNNNNNNNNNNNNNNNNNNNNNNNNNNNNNNNNNNNNNNNNNNNNNNNNNNNNNNNNNNNNNNNNNNNNNNNNNNNNNNNNNNNNNNNNNNNNNNNNNNNNNNNNNNNNNNNNNNNNNNNNNNNNNNNNNNNNNNNNNNNNNNNNNNNNNNNNNNNNNNNNNNNNNNNNNNNNNNNNNNNNNNNNNNNNNNNNNNNNNNNNNNNNNNNNNNNNNNNNNNNNNNNNNNNNNNNNNNNNNNNNNNNNNNNNNNNNNNNNNNNNNNNNNNNNNNNNNNNNNNNNNNNNNNNNNNNNNNNNNNNNNNNNNNNNNNNNNNNNNNNNNNNNNNNNNNNNNNNNNNNNNNNNNNNNNNNNNNNNNNNNNNNNNNNNNNNNNNNNNNNNNNNNNNNNNNNNNNNNNNNNNNNNNNNNNNNNNNNNNNNNNNNNNNNNNNNNNNNNNNNNNNNNNNNNNNNNNNNNNNNNNNNNNNNNNNNNNNNNNNNNNNNNNNNNNNNNNNNNNNNNNNNNNNNNNNNNNNNNNNNNNNNNNNNNNNNNNNNNNNNNNNNNNNNNNNNNNNNNNNNNNNNNNNNNNNNNNNNNNNNNNNNNNNNNNNNNNNNNNNNNNNNNNNNNNNNNNNNNNNNNNNNNNNNNNNNNNNNNNNNNNNNNNNNNNNNNNNNNNNNNNNNNNNNNNNNNNNNNNNNNNNNNNNNNNNNNNNNNNNNNNNNNNNNNNNNNNNNNNNNNNNNNNNNNNNNNNNNNNNNNNNNNNNNNNNNNNNNNNNNNNNNNNNNNNNNNNNNNNNNNNNNNNNNNNNNNNNNNNNNNNNNNNNNNNNNNNNNNNNNNNNNNNNNNNNNNNNNNNNNNNNNNNNNNNNNNNNNNNNNNNNNNNNNNNNNNNNNNNNNNNNNNNNNNNNNNNNNNNNNNNNNNNNNNNNNNNNNNNNNNNNNNNNNNNNNNNNNNNNNNNNNNNNNNNNNNNNNNNNNNNNNNNNNNNNNNNNNNNNNNNNNNNNNNNNNNNNNNNNNNNNNNNNNNNNNNNNNNNNNNNNNNNNNNNNNNNNNNNNNNNNNNNNNNNNNNNNNNNNNNNNNNNNNNNNNNNNNNNNNNNNNNNNNNNNNNNNNNNNNNNNNNNNNNNNNNNNNNNNNNNNNNNNNNNNNNNNNNNNNNNNNNNNNNNNNNNNNNNNNNNNNNNNNNNNNNNNNNNNNNNNNNNNNNNNNNNNNNNNNNNNNNNNNNNNNNNNNNNNNNNNNNNNNNNNNNNNNNNNNNNNNNNNNNNNNNNNNNNNNNNNNNNNNNNNNNNNNNNNNNNNNNNNNNNNNNNNNNNNNNNNNNNNNNNNNNNNNNNNNNNNNNNNNNNNNNNNNNNNNNNNNNNNNNNNNNNNNNNNNNNNNNNNNNNNNNNNNNNNNNNNNNNNNNNNNNNNNNNNNNNNNNNNNNNNNNNNNNNNNNNNNNNNNNNNNNNNNNNNNNNNNNNNNNNNNNNNNNNNNNNNNNNNNNNNNNNNNNNNNNNNNNNNNNNNNNNNNNNNNNNNNNNNNNNNNNNNNNNNNNNNNNNNNNNNNNNNNNNNNNNNNNNNNNNNNNNNNNNNNNNNNNNNNNNNNNNNNNNNNNNNNNNNNNNNNNNNNNNNNNNNNNNNNNNNNNNNNNNNNNNNNNNNNNNNNNNNNNNNNNNNNNNNNNNNNNNNNNNNNNNNNNNNNNNNNNNNNNNNNNNNNNNNNNNNNNNNNNNNNNNNNNNNNNNNNNNNNNNNNNNNNNNNNNNNNNNNNNNNNNNNNNNNNNNNNNNNNNNNNNNNNNNNNNNNNNNNNNNNNNNNNNNNNNNNNNNNNNNNNNNNNNNNNNNNNNNNNNNNNNNNNNNNNNNNNNNNNNNNNNNNNNNNNNNNNNNNNNNNNNNNNNNNNNNNNNNNNNNNNNNNNNNNNNNNNNNNNNNNNNNNNNNNNNNNNNNNNNNNNNNNNNNNNNNNNNNNNNNNNNNNNNNNNNNNNNNNNNNNNNNNNNNNNNNNNNNNNNNNNNNNNNNNNNNNNNNNNNNNNNNNNNNNNNNNNNNNNNNNNNNNNNNNNNNNNNNNNNNNNNNNNNNNNNNNNNNNNNNNNNNNNNNNNNNNNNNNNNNNNNNNNNNNNNNNNNNNNNNNNNNNNNNNNNNNNNNNNNNNNNNNNNNNNNNNNNNNNNNNNNNNNNNNNNNNNNNNNNNNNNNNNNNNNNNNNNNNNNNNNNNNNNNNNNNNNNNNNNNNNNNNNNNNNNNNNNNNNNNNNNNNNNNNNNNNNNNNNNNNNNNNNNNNNNNNNNNNNNNNNNNNNNNNNNNNNNNNNNNNNNNNNNNNNNNNNNNNNNNNNNNNNNNNNNNNNNNNNNNNNNNNNNNNNNNNNNNNNNNNNNNNNNNNNNNNNNNNNNNNNNNNNNNNNNNNNNNNNNNNNNNNNNNNNNNNNNNNNNNNNNNNNNNNNNNNNNNNNNNNNNNNNNNNNNNNNNNNNNNNNNNNNNNNNNNNNNNNNNNNNNNNNNNNNNNNNNNNNNNNNNNNNNNNNNNNNNNNNNNNNNNNNNNNNNNNNNNNNNNNNNNNNNNNNNNNNNNNNNNNNNNNNNNNNNNNNNNNNNNNNNNNNNNNNNNNNNNNNNNNNNNNNNNNNNNNNNNNNNNNNNNNNNNNNNNNNNNNNNNNNNNNNNNNNNNNNNNNNNNNNNNNNNNN
Above is a genomic segment from Piscirickettsia litoralis containing:
- a CDS encoding Fic family protein gives rise to the protein MEKTILKQTSSIVNALGDNPLYKKTRDYLLNENSPHLIKRYMFSLIGSPLYDFYEHLKIKNAKSSLYSLYHGLYPEPQYDISHGEKIWNNIKLITRTTYAGRLSKRNDVITTNVRGDNLKELLIEAIKFLYGETNGYSSNEVNISKFERICSFIQIVNTLHPLTDGNGRTFVVALQNILLALNGFPFTMHYELGRATGLGGLIPAPNSEYANEIAYGCLVRRRFDSIRGMENKLNFLKNYSLYLGRVRTRQSFFL
- a CDS encoding transposase → MKRSKLTESQIVAMLNEGEAGIKVEDICRQYGIAKSSYYKLRSKYQGIGVSELKRLKELEDENRRLKQMYADISLT